One Brassica napus cultivar Da-Ae chromosome C4, Da-Ae, whole genome shotgun sequence genomic region harbors:
- the LOC106381751 gene encoding ribulose bisphosphate carboxylase/oxygenase activase, chloroplastic, whose protein sequence is MAAAVSTVGAINRAPLSLNGSGAGAASVPATTFLGKKVVTASRFAQNNKKSNGSFKVVAVKEDKQTDGDRWRGLAYDISDDQQDITRGKGMVDSVFQAPMGTGTHNAVLSSYEYLSQGLKQYNLDNMMDGLYIAPAFMDKLVVHITKNFLTLPNIKVPLILGVWGGKGQGKSFQCELVMAKMGINPIMMSAGELESGNAGEPAKLIRQRYREAADLIKKGKMCCLFINDLDAGAGRMGGTTQYTVNNQMVNATLMNIADNPTNVQLPGMYNKEDNARVPIIVTGNDFSTLYAPLIRDGRMEKFYWAPTREDRIGVCKGIFRTDNIKDEDIVTLVDQFPGQSIDFFGALRARVYDDEVRKFVEGLGVEKISKRLVNSREGPPVFEQPEMTLEKLMEYGNMLVMEQDNVKRVQLADQYLNEAALGDANADAIGRGTFFGQT, encoded by the exons ATGGCCGCCGCAGTTTCCACCGTCGGTGCCATCAACAGAGCTCCG TTGAGCTTGAACGGGTCAGGAGCAGGAGCTGCTTCAGTCCCAGCTACGACCTTCTTGGGAAAGAAAGTTGTAACCGCGTCGAGATTCGCACAGAACAACAAGAAGAGCAACGGATCATTCAAGGTGGTTGCCGTGAAAGAAGACAAACAAACCGATGGAGACAGATGGAGGGGACTTGCCTACGACATCTCTGATGATCAACAAGACATCACCAGAGGCAAAGGTATGGTTGACTCAGTCTTCCAAGCTCCTATGGGAACCGGAACTCACAACGCCGTCCTTAGCTCCTATGAGTACCTCAGCCAAGGTCTTAAGCA GTACAACTTGGACAACATGATGGATGGGCTTTACATTGCCCCTGCTTTCATGGACAAGCTTGTTGTTCACATCACCAAGAACTTCTTGACTTTGCCTAACATCAAG GTTCCACTTATTTTGGGTGTTTGGGGAGGCAAAGGTCAAGGTAAATCCTTCCAGTGTGAGCTTGTCATGGCCAAGATGGGCATCAA CCCAATCATGATGAGTGCTGGAGAGCTTGAGAGCGGGAACGCAGGAGAGCCAGCCAAGCTTATCCGTCAAAGGTACCGTGAGGCAGCAGACCTGATCAAGAAAGGAAAGATGTGTTGTCTCTTCATCAACGATCTCGACGCTGGTGCTGGTCGTATGGGTGGTACTACACAATACACTGTCAACAACCAGATGGTTAACGCAACGCTCATGAACATTGCTGATAACCCCACCAACGTCCAGCTCCCAGGAATGTACAACAAGGAAGACAACGCACGTGTCCCCATCATCGTCACCGGTAACGATTTCTCCACTCTCTACGCTCCTCTCATCCGTGATGGACGTATGGAGAAGTTCTACTGGGCCCCGACCCGTGAGGATCGTATCGGTGTCTGCAAGGGTATCTTCAGGACCGACAATATCAAGGATGAAGACATTGTCACGCTTGTTGACCAGTTCCCTGGCCAATCGATcg ATTTCTTTGGTGCATTGAGGGCGAGAGTGTACGATGATGAGGTGAGGAAGTTCGTTGAGGGACTAGGAGTGGAGAAGATAAGCAAGAGGCTGGTGAACTCGAGGGAAGGTCCTCCAGTGTTCGAGCAACCGGAGATGACTCTTGAGAAGCTTATGGAGTATGGTAACATGCTTGTGATGGAGCAAGATAACGTCAAGAGAGTCCAGCTTGCCGACCAATACCTTAACGAGGCTGCGTTGGGAGACGCAAACGCTGACGCTATTGGCCGTGGAACTTTCTTCGGTCAAACCTAA